The nucleotide sequence TTAAACCTTCgttattcaaatcattgacCGAAGGGCCAATAGATGAACAGTTGTCTAATGCACAACACAATATACATTTCAAACAGGAGCCACACATACATGAGCATTTTGTGAACAATTTATTGTGGGGGATAAAGTCATCCTTGTTGGACTCGCAGATTAACCATTCTCAACTTCTAAACGATATGGGCgttgaagaattgagtAGCTACACCAAAAGAATGAAGAGCGAGGACCTGTTGCGCGAGATTATACAACTATTTTACAACCATGATAGGTTGACACCTCGAATATTGACCGACGTTTTATTGAACAAGTCATTAAAGAGTTTAGACAAACTCCCGATCGATTTAAACAGTTTTGAAGGAATCACTGGTATCGATAACAGGGCAATtatacatttgaaaattatcatgttgaagaaatacTATGATTTGAATCGACCATTGGACATCATACGAAACTTGAAAACCAATTTTGCCACACTCTATCTTCCATTAATTGAGAACCACAGACTCACGCCATTCTATGAGCGAATAGTATGGCGCTTTGTGTTTGAGTATTTGCGACAGTATAATGAAGAACACTATATGAAAACATTGAAATCCGTCCAGTCGAGCTTTCTAATTTGGGAATCCTCCTCCTACACTTCGAGTCAATCTATTGCGTATCTTATTTCAGAGAATCACAGTGAAATGTCAAAACTACAAGTCTTGTTTATGAAAATTGCAAGCTGCACAAGAACCTCTGAAGTCCCAAAATTGAGAAGAATATCCATTAGAAATAAGCTATACCACTTCAGGGAAGATAGAAAGTTGCTTTATTCTGTGCTTAACGAATTAGAGAATTTTTTGATCACATCACAACCAGAAGAAATGAAATCTTTACTCGAAGAGTTGGCAATGTACAGGCTTGAGCTAGTTCAAGGAGCGTACACTATGCCCATGAATAGCCTTGACAATTTGGAGTTGAGCAAGGCATGACTGGGGCTGTATGCTTAGATTAGTAGCTGATATAGATTAAATAACACGCTTTTAAAGCTCTAAGACTGTCTTTGTTAGATAATTGTTCGCTTAATTTAACCGCACGGTTTCGCTCCGATTTACTTCTTTAGTTTTGCGAGCCGCGTAGAAccaattttcattttgcGCTTTCGAATATAAGAGCTCCAGTTTAgcaagaatttcaaaagtcaaaaagAATTATACAATGAAGGTTATTAGAGACAAAGATATTCAATCGTTCCTCAACAAGGAATTGACCAAAGAGTCCATTCTTAATCAGTTTCAACCGATATTGTTGCGTGGCTTATCTACCTATGCATCAAACCCCAATGAAATAGTTCCACCAAGAATTGtacaacaatcaaataatcTCGAGTCCGACACAACTCACGTGTTCATGCCATGCATATCACCTAATGAAGTAGGTATAAAGGTTATCAGTGGTGGACTGTCAAACAATAGCAAAGGCTTGGGATTTCAAGGATGTGTTATGATTTTGGACGAGACGACTGGCAAGTTGAACGCAATCATCAATGCGGCCTGTTTGACGGCTTTTAGAACAGCATTGGCCAGTGTTTTGGGACTCACTAGAGTTGTAACAGTTGAATCTGTAGACATTTTGCCAGAATTGTGTGTCTTTGGGGTGGGACAACAAGCATACTGGCACGTCAAATTAGCATTGCTTCTATATGAGGGTAAGGTACACAGTGTAAACATTTTGAATAGAACGTTGGCAAATGcagaaaagttgaaaaaagacTTAGCCAAAGAGTTTAGCAATGTCAAGTTTAGAGCATTCCTGTTTGAAGAAGAGCAAAAATTCAAGCTGcatattgaaaatagtTCCATCATATTCGGATGCACTCCATCGACATCAGCTGTGATTAAAAAAGGCCATTTGAACAAGGACCCAAAGTACGGAAAGTTTATCTCGCTAATTGGATCGTACAAACCCCACatgattgaattggatttggaGTTGATGAACAATCTCAAAGAAAATGGTGTCAAGATTATTGTTGATTCGAAAGAACATACCTTGCATGAAGCAGGAgaattgattcaatcaGGTTATACAAGCAACCAATTGACCGAGATTCATGAATTGTACGAGAAGGAGGATTTCAGTTCAGCTACTGATTCTGTGACAGGTATAACAGTGCagaaaattgttggattgTCAATCATGGACTTGTGTATGGGGAAGTATATATATGAAAAAATCGGAGATGATGCAATAATTGTAAATGACTTTTAGCCTGTATCTAAATGAATATATAGCATCCGTTTAATTATAAACACTCTCATCACAACAACTTGAATCGTACTGCGTATTGGCCTCACAAAAGCTTGGCACTACCACGGGCATACACGAGAGTCCACTATATTTTTTTCCCTCCTGCGTCGAAGGTATATTACATTCGCGTTATCAATGATTCGATAGACACCAACGTGGTTTAATCTTTATACAAGCACCACCCTTCTTTAAAATGACGAACCGAGGCGAGAGACTGGCTTTACTTGGAGGAGACTCCTTgatttacaacaacaagccTAAGTCAAACTTTAAAAAGAACATTTCCTATATTTTGAACGTGGTCACGATAATCACTATTGCAATATTATTATTCCGTCACCCATCAAAGTCAGAGAACAAGCCAAAAGTACCATCAGTTGATCCTCATGGTAAAAAGAATATCATTATGATGGTTACCGACGGAATGGGACCAGCAAGTTTATCAGCAGCAAGATCTTTCCGCCAACTTAGAGATAAATTACctattgatgatgtattAGTTATTGACAAGTACCTCATTGGATCGTCAAGGACTAGATCGTCGAGCTCTTTGATAACTGATTCTGCAGCAGGTGCTACTGCCTTTTCATGTGGACTCAAATCATACAATGGAGCCATTGGTGTTGACTCAGAGAAAACACCATGTGGTACGATTTTAGAAGCGTTGAAGTTACAAGGTTATATGACGGGTTTGGTGGTAACTACTAGGATAACCGATGCCACGCCTGCCGCATTCAGCTCACATGTTGACTACCGTTTCCAAGAAGATTTAATTGCTCAACACCAACTAGGTGAATATCCATTCGGTCGTGctgttgatttgattttagGTGGTGGAAGATGTCATTTCGTCCCTACTGCCAATGGTGGATGTAGGGCTGACAAAAGAGATTTAATTAAAGAAGCAGTAAACAATGGATGGTCATATGCTGGTGAtagaaaacaatttgatcaattgaatggtgGTAAGAATGTGAGCTTACCATTATTAGGATTATTGGCAAACCATGACATCCCTTACGACATTGATCGTAGCAGCAAAGAATTTCCATCTTTAGCAGAACAAGTCAAGGTCGCATTAACTGCATTGCAAGAGGCAACTAGGGACTCAGATCAAGGGttctttttgttggttgaaGGATCAAGAATTGACCATGCAGGCCATCATAATGATCCAGCAGCACAAGTTAGAGAAGTGTTGGCATATGACGATGCATTTAAAGAAGtgattgatttcattgacTCTACTGATGTGGAAACTGTTGCTATATCCACTAGTGATCACGAAACTGGTGGCTTGGTAACTGCTAGACAGGTGACAGAATCGTACCCAGATTATTTATGGTACCCACAAGTATTGTTAAACAGTAGTCATTCAGGAGAGCATTTGGCAAGAAAGATCTACAGTCAAAAAGTCAAGTCTGGTACCAAGTTCACTGAAtacatcaaacaagaaattttggaaaaagataTGGGTATTACTGATTACACTGAGGATGAAGTTAAACAGATTTCCTTAAAATCGTCTCAACCGGAAGCattattatattttttAAATAATATGATTTCATTTAGAGCTCAAATTGGTTGGACAACCCATGGTCATTCAGCGGTTGATGTCAATATTTATGCACATACAAACTCATTTCCACTTTTaaataaattaaaatcaagaaaagcATATGATGGATTAACTGGTAACcatgaaaatattgaaattggtgcaTTTATGGAAACTGTAACtggatcaaatttgaatcaaattacCGAAATGATTAAAAAGACAATTCATTCTCCTCATCATGGCAAGAGTGATTTGTCACGTGATGAATTTCATGCTAATGCCATTCCTTCGTTATAGTTAGATTAGAAACACAGTTAGATGTTATGAAAGAGTCAAACTCTAACTTTTCTCCATTATTTGTAGTCAATCATCGATAAAGCATCCAATATaccttgtttgatttccaCATCAATGAAGTTATCTTCAACCGAAGTTTTAAGACCCTGACTGTACACCTTTAAATTCTTTGCAATTGGACCTCCTCTAGCCATGGTTGCGACAATATTACGTTTCAACTGCTGTGCCAACTTTTGCCAAAAGATTAACCGTAATGAGACAGCTCTATAAGAGCTTAGCACAAACAGTAACAAACTTTCATCAGGCTTATTACTATAATCATGAGGCAAACTCCATTTTGTCAACACTTCATCGAGTTTATCGAAATATACTGTATTTCCTTGTTGAATTTCGGTCATTATGGCAGTAAAGTTTCTAGGTGATTGTAATGCTTTTGATAATTGATTACCACTAGTTgaaacttgttgttgtataattgatttgtcaaaaatttgataaaattcaGCGGGATCAAGAATAAACAATGCTTGTAGATTATGATATAgttttaaatttttcaaatttaatGAACTCGATCGATTggtttcattgttgatcacCATTGAACATTCATGAATTAAATTTTGTCTTCTAGTTATTGCAGTAGCTCGATAATCTCGAATTAATTTAATTGACATTACATTATTTCCGTAGTCAGATTTGATACTTCCATTGGAAGATGTAACTGACTGatacaaattcatcaattgggAATATAATCGACTGGCTCGTACcacatcaccatcaccaccaccagcGGGCCCCTgcaattcttccaattgttgtataATGAATATGAAAAATGAGCTTGTTCGTAACAATTCCAAAGTTTGATGTATGTTCTTTAACGCATCATTTAATCGTACTGCATCTTCATATGGTTCAATCACttcttttttaattttgtcAAACGGTTTGTTTATGGTAATAAGTTGAGGATTGATTCGGTCCTGTAAAATTGTCTTGTATTGTTCAGTTTGAGTGAAGTTGGAAGTCAACGACTCATaattgtttgaagaaatcaacttcatccGTTTGTCGAGCTCAAGTAAATCGTACTTGAGCTTTTTCAAGGGTGTTTGTAAATCTAGTACATTGTTGTCGTGCCCGTTAGTAGATATAAGTAATGAATTGGCGAAATTTATAGCATCGAAATCAGGTTCGAGGTATGCTTCGAAATCCTCTAGTTCACTCGGTTGAAATCCGTTAGAAGTCATAGCTCACCTAATTCGTAGATAGGTAGTTTCTGTTAGAGTATCGTCGGTGAATGGTTTCTAcaaagtgttgaaaaaatatcGCGCTTTATTTTATTCCGTTCTATACTTTGGCTTACCACCAACGAATTTACCACCAGCAGATTTATTACGACCAGGCCCTGCTTTACCAAACGTTTTTTTCATATGCCTACCACCCTGCCTCTTGAATTTACCATACTTTTCCTgcttttccttcaatttccGTTCTTTCTCCTCCTTTTTCGCAATGGCAGCTCGTTGAAGTCTTCTTTCACGACATAAAATTTTACTTTGtctcttctttttaccTGGTCGATTCCTCGCcttttttgcttttgctttctgttgttctttttctatACTTGCATTATACTCATTCAAGTTGATTAGCTTCCGCAGATTTGGCTGAATAAAATATTGGGAATAGATATCATTAGCTGAAACGGCAACTTGTGCAAACTGTGATTTCTCTTCAGGGGTGTATGATGCAAAGTAATATGATTCTGGTCGTTCGTTATCTATTCGTTCTTCTGAGTGTTCACGTAGGGatattttttgaattggttgtaCGATTTTAGATCGACCTCGGTCATTACCGTCTGTGTCCTTTGACtcagtttcttcttttgccGTGGTAGATGCAAACAATGGGAATgcaaattcttcttcctcatgATTATCCTCTTGTGTTGCTTCTTTTGGTTCTGCAGAAGCATAGTTCTCTACTTcgacaaattcaaattccaaatttggcGGCATATAACTTACTCCCTCTGATTCTGATTCTGATTCTGACCCTGAATCATCATGATATAGACTCTGTCTTGAAATCCTGAATTTCGACAAGTTAGTACAATATTATACAATGGCCCACCTAGCACCAGACATACTTTTGTTCCTCCATTGTTGTTAATAATCGTAgactcttcttcttgttcacTCATCacaaatcattttcttttactGATTTAATTTACACAAAAGTGATCACAAATATACGGTATTAGTATTACAGcattaaaaataaataaatacaTACAATAAAGGGTCCTTATGACATTCCACCTCTAGTGTACAGATAATCACCAAAGTGGATTACAAGTAGCTCTAACAGTCTTGACAATATCTTTTCTATAGCTCAAATGGGGTGGAATAAACCTTGGCAACAGCTTAACATTcacttcaacatcaacttcatcttcctcaAGATCTTTGCCGTTTTCATTAATCATTGCATTagttaaatcatcaaatccTCGTAATGAGTCTAATAATACAACCACTGGTTTCAGTTCATTCACTTTGTGGTAAACCTGAGGAAATTTCTgttcaaaaattggtttTAAAGCATTGTAAGgaacaaatttcaacaataaattgTCAAATAATTGTTCTCCTTGTTTACGAaacttgatgatttcaGCAATATTAGTCAACTTGTGATTTGTGCCAATGAATTTATAGAACAATTTCCATAACTTGACTTTATCACTAGATTCAACTGTGATAACCGGTACGTTTTCACTAGGAGTTAATTCTGTCTCAAACTCATTAAATCTAGTCAATGTAAGCAATGAAAT is from Candida orthopsilosis Co 90-125, chromosome 1 draft sequence and encodes:
- a CDS encoding Pho8 protein (S. cerevisiae homolog PHO8 has alkaline phosphatase activity, has role in protein and localizes to fungal-type vacuole membrane); this translates as MTNRGERSALLGGDSLIYNNKPKSNFKKNISYILNVVTIITIAILLFRHPSKSENKPKVPSVDPHGKKNIIMMVTDGMGPASLSAARSFRQLRDKLPIDDVLVIDKYLIGSSRTRSSSSLITDSAAGATAFSCGLKSYNGAIGVDSEKTPCGTILEALKLQGYMTGLVVTTRITDATPAAFSSHVDYRFQEDLIAQHQLGEYPFGRAVDLILGGGRCHFVPTANGGCRADKRDLIKEAVNNGWSYAGDRKQFDQLNGGKNVSLPLLGLLANHDIPYDIDRSSKEFPSLAEQVKVALTALQEATRDSDQGFFLLVEGSRIDHAGHHNDPAAQVREVLAYDDAFKEVIDFIDSTDVETVAISTSDHETGGLVTARQVTESYPDYLWYPQVLLNSSHSGEHLARKIYSQKVKSGTKFTEYIKQEILEKDMGITDYTEDEVKQISLKSSQPEALLYFLNNMISFRAQIGWTTHGHSAVDVNIYAHTNSFPLLNKLKSRKAYDGLTGNHENIEIGAFMETVTGSNLNQITEMIKKTIHSPHHGKSDLSRDEFHANAIPSL
- a CDS encoding Cog5 protein (S. cerevisiae homolog COG5 has role intra-Golgi vesicle-mediated transport and localizes to Golgi complex), whose amino-acid sequence is MTSNGFQPSELEDFEAYLEPDFDAINFANSLLISTNGHDNNVLDLQTPLKKLKYDLLELDKRMKLISSNNYESLTSNFTQTEQYKTILQDRINPQLITINKPFDKIKKEVIEPYEDAVRLNDALKNIHQTLELLRTSSFFIFIIQQLEELQGPAGGGDGDVVRASRLYSQLMNLYQSVTSSNGSIKSDYGNNVMSIKLIRDYRATAITRRQNLIHECSMVINNETNRSSSLNLKNLKLYHNLQALFILDPAEFYQIFDKSIIQQQVSTSGNQLSKALQSPRNFTAIMTEIQQGNTVYFDKLDEVLTKWSLPHDYSNKPDESLLSFVLSSYRAVSLRLIFWQKLAQQLKRNIVATMARGGPIAKNLKVYSQGLKTSVEDNFIDVEIKQGILDALSMIDYK